Part of the Nitrosophilus alvini genome, AATAGACGGTTTGCGTATTGATCTTCTCTCTACTTCCGCAACAGGAGTAGACCTGACAATAAACGAAGATTATGAGCCTTTGAAAACCTCATTGACAGAATTTATAGACGGTTATAATTCTATAGTTGATTTTGTACAAACGTATACAGCAGAGGATGGACCACTTTCAGGTGATTTTACTTTGCAGCAGATAAGATCATCAATTTTTGACAAATTTGATCCTCTGTTTGAAATGGGAGTCTTGAGTGTCGATTATACTACAGGAAAAATCACACTTGACAATACAGAGTTTGACAATCAGCTTCAAAGCGATCCAGATGCCGTTAAAACAAAAATTGATGAGTTAAAGACAGGATTAGGAGATTATCTTAGTTATATTACCGGATATGACAGTCCGATAGAAGCAAAAGATAAAAGTTTTGACAACCAGATAAACAATATAGAAGACTCTATCGAATCTATTGCAAAAAAAATAGATGCAGAGATGGAAAATCTGAAAAAACAGTTTGTATGGTTGGATCAGTTTATGGCTGAAATGAACGATGTTAGGAACAGACTGAGTTCTTTATTGCCAACTTCGACAACAGATACACAGAACCAATAAAGGAAATAGATGACAAATCCTTATGACGTATATGTAAAAAGCAGTGTGGAGACAGCTTCACCTCTGAAACAGGTAATTCTTCTTTATGAGAAAGCTATTTTGACTTTAAAAGAGACAAAAGAGGATATAAAAAAGAACGATCTTAGATCTAAAATTGAACATATTTCGAAAGTGACAGATATTATTAATGCTCTTGACTCTTCTCTTGATTTTGAAAAAGGCGGTGAAATAGCAAAAAATCTCCATAATCTTTATGATTTTATCGATAGATCTTTGGTAACTGTACATGCCAAAAACGATATTAAACTTATTGACGATCTTATAGAAATCCTTGAAAATCTCAAAGAGGGTTGGGAGGGGATAGAATCGAAAATATAAAAAAAATTATAGATGAAGTATTTATCTGTTTGGAAAATGGCGAATTTGAAAAACTGGAAGAACTTGCCATCAAACTGCAAACCATTGATCTGTCTGTACTTACAGAAGAGGAAAAGAAAGATATCTTCTCCTCTGTAAACTCAATAATATCTCTTGTTTCGGAAAAAAAAGCTGAAGTTGCAAATCATATAGAGCAGACACAAAAACTCAAAAAGTTTAAATTTTAATCTCTTTTTTTATTATTTGAAATATTTTAAAAGAGAGAGATCTTTATTCTGTGCAAATGATGCCATTGTTGCTTCATATGCGGTTTTTGCTTTTTCAAGATTTGTTATGGCTTCCGTATAGTCTGCATCTTCCAGTTTAGATATAAGTTCAGAGAAATTTACGTTAAGGCTTTCGTTTTGGGTTCTTAAATCTTCAAGGGTTTTCCCCTGGGAACCTATCAGTGATCTGTGCTGCATAATTGCGTTCAGACCCAGATCGAAAGCATCAAGAATTGTATCGGCGCTTTTTCCGTTTATTGTTACATTTACCTCTCCTGGATTGTGCAATCTTGTCAAATCTCCTGAATTGATAATTTCGCTTATTTTGTCAAGAACTTCAACTATCGCAATTTTCCCTGTATTTTCATTTACACCAAGATATTTATCACCTCTAAATGTTGAATTTAATTCAACTCCTTTTGAAACCGGAACCGTAGTTTCAACTGTCTCTCCCTGATATGTTCCGTCGGCCGTAAAAGGATCAACCTGGGACTTGACTCCGCCGAAAAGTGCGCTATCGCCAATTTTAATATTTGCCTGATTTATTATATAGTCTTTAAGAGACTGGAGATATTCATCAACTATTGCGGCATCCTCCTGATCCAGAACACCAGTATTAAGAAGCCTGACTATCTCTACGCGGGCTTCTTGTGCTGTTTCGGAAATGCTATTCAAAGAGCCTTCGGCAACACTTTGTGTATTTTGTACATAATCCATATTTTTTGCATAACCTTCAAGGTCGTTTTGAAGGGATTTAAAGCGAAGACTTGCAGCAAGATCAACTGTGCTGTCAGAAGGTTTCAATATTTTTTTGCCTGAAGATAGTTGCTGTGTATACTTTTCTATCTCTTTTTGTCTAATCTGGTCATACTTTGTAAAGGTGTTAAAAAGAGATATTTCAGGTACTCTCATCACATTCCTCGTTTTTTTATTTTCTTTCTCTATATATTATCGGCAAATGTAAAAAATTTTTTAGCAATTCTATATCATATTCATTACTGTTTGCAAAAGTTCGTCTGTTACGGTTATGATTCTGGCACTTGCTTCATATGAACGCTGCAGTTGAGTCAGTTTTATCAGCTCTTCATCTAGATTTACACCACTTTTTTCCTGAAGTTTCTGTTCAGCCGCTTCAAGCAGAAATTTATTGTCTGTAAGGGTATTTTGATTGTGAGATGATTCAAAACCGATGGGTGCTACTATTTTTGAATTGTAAAACTCATTTAAAGTCAGTCCATCCAATGCCGCAAAATTTTGCTCTTTTATTGCAAGAAGAGCTTTTATATTTGTATTGTCTGAATTGGTGTATGCAGGATCACTTGCTGCCGCTATAAGTTTTGGGTCTTCAAAAGCTATCTCTATGTCTGAAGCAGCACTGCCGGGAGTAAAGTTGAACATATCCTGCCCAGCATTACCGTTTAGATCAAATCCGCTGTTGTGCTGAGAGTTGATTGCAGTTGCGAACTCTTCTGTAAATGTGTTCAAGGTCTGCATTGTACGGTTCAGAAAATCGATACCTTTTATAAGTCCGCCTATTTCTCCGTTGCCAAGTTCGGAAGTTATATTTATCCCCTCCCATTTTATTACCGGATCGGCATTTGTGTCTATTTCAAACTGCAGAGTATGTGGTTTGTCAAAAAGAACTAGATCAAAACCTTTTGCAGTAGAAACGTTAACTGTTCCGTCATTTTGAAAAGTTATTTTCGTGTCTATTAAGGAACTGAGCTCTTTCAAAGCTCTGTCGCGCTCGTCCATATATTCGTTTACTTTTGCTTCATCAGCATTAAATGCTCTTATTCCTTCATTGATTTTTGCAATTTTTGAAGTCAGTTCATTTATTTTTTGGACTTTGTCTTTAATGAGCAGGTTTGTGTTTTCTTTGGTATCCTGTAGGCTTTCATAACTGGTTCTTATTCTGCCTACAAGTGTTTTGGCCTCTGATATAACACTTTGCCTGGCTGCTAAGTTGTCAGGATTTACTATTACATCATTCATCGAGTTGAAAAATTCATCCAATGCCGTACCAAAGCCGCTGCCCTGAATATCGTTAAAGTTGAATTCTATCTGATCCAAAATATCCTGGTATGCAGTATTACCTGTATATTGCTGATTTATGTTTATCGTTCGGGTAAAAAGAGAGTTGTCAAAAATTCTTTCGGCTCTATTAAGGTAGACTCCGCCGCTGACAACATTTTCAAATACCGGATTTACTCTGCTATATCCTTCCGTATAAACGTTCGTCATATTTTTATTTGTAATATCAATCCCGCGTTTGAAAGAAAGAAGCGCTTGAGAACCTATTGAAAGCGAAGAAAACAGAGACATGGAATTCCTTTTTTATTATTCAAAGCCGATTTTTTTTATTATCGGCAGATATTTAAATTTTTTTATTGAAAAGCCCCTCTTTTTTTGAATGAATTTCTCCTTCTTTAGTATACTGTTTTGTAGAATTTTCTTCAAATATTGATTCAAAAAGCTCTTCTATATAATTTAAATTACTTTGTGCAAGACTCATATTTCTTTTACTCAGCTCATCGATTTTCTCTATCTTTTCCATATACGGTTCGATC contains:
- the fliS gene encoding flagellar export chaperone FliS, which produces MTNPYDVYVKSSVETASPLKQVILLYEKAILTLKETKEDIKKNDLRSKIEHISKVTDIINALDSSLDFEKGGEIAKNLHNLYDFIDRSLVTVHAKNDIKLIDDLIEILENLKEGWEGIESKI
- the flgK gene encoding flagellar hook-associated protein FlgK, producing MSLFSSLSIGSQALLSFKRGIDITNKNMTNVYTEGYSRVNPVFENVVSGGVYLNRAERIFDNSLFTRTININQQYTGNTAYQDILDQIEFNFNDIQGSGFGTALDEFFNSMNDVIVNPDNLAARQSVISEAKTLVGRIRTSYESLQDTKENTNLLIKDKVQKINELTSKIAKINEGIRAFNADEAKVNEYMDERDRALKELSSLIDTKITFQNDGTVNVSTAKGFDLVLFDKPHTLQFEIDTNADPVIKWEGINITSELGNGEIGGLIKGIDFLNRTMQTLNTFTEEFATAINSQHNSGFDLNGNAGQDMFNFTPGSAASDIEIAFEDPKLIAAASDPAYTNSDNTNIKALLAIKEQNFAALDGLTLNEFYNSKIVAPIGFESSHNQNTLTDNKFLLEAAEQKLQEKSGVNLDEELIKLTQLQRSYEASARIITVTDELLQTVMNMI
- a CDS encoding flagellin; the encoded protein is MRVPEISLFNTFTKYDQIRQKEIEKYTQQLSSGKKILKPSDSTVDLAASLRFKSLQNDLEGYAKNMDYVQNTQSVAEGSLNSISETAQEARVEIVRLLNTGVLDQEDAAIVDEYLQSLKDYIINQANIKIGDSALFGGVKSQVDPFTADGTYQGETVETTVPVSKGVELNSTFRGDKYLGVNENTGKIAIVEVLDKISEIINSGDLTRLHNPGEVNVTINGKSADTILDAFDLGLNAIMQHRSLIGSQGKTLEDLRTQNESLNVNFSELISKLEDADYTEAITNLEKAKTAYEATMASFAQNKDLSLLKYFK